The DNA region CTTTCTTGGCTTTGAATTATGAAGTCTGAGTTCTCCTCAATAATTGTTGAACCACTCTGTTATCAATTAGATTAACATAGAAGCTTTTGCCACAATTAGTTGATTTTGATTAAGAAAAGTAACACTTTTGATCCGTTACCTTTTACCCCTAACATTTATAAAAGGTAGTTTGATTGTTCAAGTCAGTCTTATACTCTTTCGTCCCTTTTGTCACGATCACCATCATAAACACAATTAGCTTAATGATTTATTAGTAAATAACACGCTTTGTCaaggatatatattttttttgaaaaaaaaaatgaagattgagaaacaaaaagtaaaataaaacttcaattaaattaaattaaatttctcTGTTTACTAAATAATTaaatgttttatatttttctcagtatttattattaattgaATGTTGATCAAGTCAAGAGACTAATATCGATAACTAAACATAgtatttttcttcctttttaatttttgcatTTGTATGTTGCAAACCAAAATAGACTGTCATTCTATTggacgacatttttttttttccaatcaGTAGCATATCTTTCTTTCCATCTACGATCAATACCATAGTTCCaatttctttattcttttgaacaaatcaaattatttcTAGTCAGTTTCTTTATAGTTTGACCTCTACACATTGCTGTCTATGTATATGAATATGATCACAGTAGGGCATATTATTAGCAGTACGTTACAACAACCAAACTAGGATTATTAAACAATTAGTTTTGcatgtatataaatttgatCAGAGTaggcaaaaattaaaagaactaCATAACCTTAGTAGCCAATTAATCAAGTTCAAAAGATCAATCTAGCTAATAAGAATGAAGGTTGAAGTAGAAGTAGTCTCCAAGGAGATCATCACCCCATCTTCTCCAACCCCTGCACATCTTCGCCATTACCAGCTCTCCTCCCTTGATCAATTATCTCCCCTGGTTTATAACCCTTTGGTCCTCTTCTATGAGTTCAATGACAAGACAGTAGTGCCAAACATTACTGAAATTTCCAGCCAACTAAAGAAGTCCCTAGCCGAAGTATTAACCATTTTCTACCCGTTAGCTGGACGAAATCAAACACGATAACTGGTGTGTTGATTGCACTGATGAGGGCATTCCCTACCTTGAAGCTCATGTCAATTGCAAACTCTCTGACTTCCTCAAGAATCCGATCCCTGATCAACTTAGCAAATTCCTGCCGTTTGAGCTTGATGATCATATTGGTAAGGAGTTGGCACTAGGAGTCCAGCTCAGCATCTATGAATGTGGAGGGTTCGCAATCGGTCAATGTTTTTCTCACAGGCTTGCTGATGCGTCATCTTAATTCATGTTCAGCAAAATTTGGGCCGCCAAAGCCCGTGGCGAATCCAACATAGAGCATCCAGACTTTCTGTCAGGAACACGTTTTCTGCTGAAGGATGTGATGGCATATGATTCAAGCTTCAATTCCACCAGGAATAAAGTTACAAAGAGGTTTTTATTCAATGCCTCTATGATAGAGGCTCTCAAAGCAGAGTATGTGGAAAGTGCTGTAGGCTTGGAAGAAAACCAGAAACCCCCTTCACGTGTTGATGCTTTAACATCCTTCAT from Fragaria vesca subsp. vesca unplaced genomic scaffold, FraVesHawaii_1.0 scf0513160_u, whole genome shotgun sequence includes:
- the LOC101291889 gene encoding vinorine synthase-like, with translation MKVEVEVVSKEIITPSSPTPAHLRHYQLSSLDQLSPLVYNPLVLFYEFNDKTGIPYLEAHVNCKLSDFLKNPIPDQLSKFLPFELDDHIGKELALGVQLSIYECGGKIWAAKARGESNIEHPDFLSGTRFLLKDVMAYDSSFNSTRNKVTKRFLFNASMIEALKAEYVESAVGLEENQKPPSRVDALTSFIWS